Proteins encoded together in one Acanthochromis polyacanthus isolate Apoly-LR-REF ecotype Palm Island chromosome 12, KAUST_Apoly_ChrSc, whole genome shotgun sequence window:
- the LOC127536338 gene encoding tapasin-related protein-like encodes MMFGIILFGFFMKSISADGVADVVLSCDLVEEGVGLGGMGGGALFSRTPATLVLKDVPVGSDESLETLTPFVPPSVPDPELLLFEVKVSSPEIPKADVLLHADCNQQEVLCEISQYSPRGLPDSTGFFMVSLSVDGVDFSTSLILQTLPVEQNSSTLVQSKLGLPLSGSGTLLTEVIFLVFSHIKSVSAPLKADVLLNCGFRQQEVPLDQEVGVEWRLQHRGKGQKVLEMKTKLDGSEGSPVVLGQRKGSSLDAALLLHEGDASMALSRLQVEDEGTYICTISVGNFHAQQVVQLLISQAPQVSLSEGKKDSNSAQTLSCHCSNYYPLDVQMEWFALPPTASEPEPFIDQGSLSSHRQHGDGTFSLSSHLSVPPTVPAGTKITCRVSHLTLDTPLQVTTEVKSPEPDSYWWVLGFLVITALFLYQMI; translated from the exons ATGATGTTTGGAATCATCCTGTTTGGATTCTTCATGAAGAGCATCAGTG CTGACGGGGTTGCAGACGTGGTCCTCTCCTGTGATCTGGTGGAGGAGGGAGTCGGACTGGGAGGAATGGGAGGAGGAGCTCTCTTCAGTCGGACTCCAGCGACTCTGGTGCTCAAAGACGTTCCAGTCGGTTCTGATGAATCTCTGGAGACTCTGACTCCATTTGTTCCGCCCTCCGTCCCTGATCCAGAGCTCCTCCTGTTCGAAGTTAAAG TTTCATCTCCTGAGATCCCGAAGGCCGACGTGCTGCTTCATGCCGACTGCAACCAGCAGGAGGTTCTGTGTGAAATCAGCCAGTATTCTCCTCGAGGGCTGCCGGACTCCACAGGGTTCTTCATGGTGTCGCTCAGCGTGGACGGGGTGGACTTCAGCACCTCGTTGATCCTGCAGACGTTACCTGTGGAGCAGAACTCGTCCACCCTGGTCCAGAGCAAACTGGGTTTACCTCTGAGCGGGTCGGGAACGCTGCTGACTGAAG TGATCTTCCTGGTGTTTTCCCACATCAAGTCGGTGTCGGCTCCTCTGAAGGCCGACGTTCTGCTAAACTGTGGCTTCAGGCAGCAGGAGGTTCCGTTGGATCAGGAGGTGGGAGTCGAATGGAGGCTGCAGCACCGAGGAAAAGGACAGAAGGTTCTGGAGATGAAGACGAAGCTGGACGGCAGCGAGGGGAGCCCAGTAG TGCTGGGACAGAGGAAAGGTTCCAGCCTGGACGCCGCTCTGCTGCTGCATGAAGGAGACGCCTCCATGGCGCTGTCCAGGCTGCAGGTGGAGGACGAGGGAACCTACATCTGCACCATCAGCGTGGGCAACTTCCATGCCCAGCAGGTGGTGCAGCTGCTCATCAGCC AAGCGCCTCAGGTTTCGCTCTCGGAGGGGAAGAAAGATTCTAATTCTGCTCAGACATTGAGCTgccactgcagtaattattatCCTCTGGATGTCCAG ATGGAGTGGTTTGCACTTCCTCCGACAGCCTCAGAACCTGAACCCTTCATTGACCAGGGTTCTCTGTCTAGCCATCGACAGCACGGCGACGGAACGTTCTCCCTGTCCTCCCACCTGTCCGTCCCTCCTACGGTTCCCGCGGGAACAAAGATCACCTGCAGAGTGTCCCACCTGACTCTGGACACTCCGCTGCAGGTGACCACGGAGGTGAAAAGTCCTGAACCAG